The genomic window attgccccaaaaaaacattctgaagcCAAGGCAAACAAGGCGAGCTGAGCAGTCCAAGCCGGTTcttgcctgcacaccaaaccggCGGGTGCACAGCTTCTGGCCCCCCCCcctctgctacccccacccacgggtgtgTTTTTGTCacactggctgccccagccccagcgccagtcctgggcagagtggctggcgaaggctgccagcagggctggaagatggccccCCGGCCACCCGCACTCAAAAGCAACTGGGCTGAAAACTCGGTCCCATGACTGGcatcaaaagggagaatccccgctgccacagccaggttgGGCCGCGAGATGCCGGCACCGGGAGCCTACCCTGGTGAggactcacctgcaaagctggtgtaggctgtgtcttgcaggtaggtgccgcaGCCAAAGTCAATCAATTTGGCCTGGCCCgtggccaggtcaaccaggatgttctctggtTTCAGGTCCCTGtgaaggaccccgcagctggtgcagtgccgcacggcctccaggaccTGGCGGAACAGCTCCCGTGCCACCTCCTCGGACAGGAAGCCCCGCGCTCGAATGAAATGGAGCAGGTCCTGAGACTGCTCCGGCCgctccatcaccagcaccaCGTTGCTGGGGAGCTCGAGCCACTCGAGGAGCTGCACCACACCAGGGAAGCCggtggacaccttgtccagcagcacgacctCGAGTGGTGCGCTGGTGCCgttgggctgcgggaggagcacgatGCCGTCAGtggggctgatgccgtgccagggctcgggaagccctcgccCAGCCCGGGATGCTCTGCGCCCTCCGCTGCCCCCACGCCCGCTCTCCCCCGAGGCGTCCTGGCGCCTTCCACCCtcccgggcctcggctcatccccgcccgtcatGCCCcgccttctcccgctgcccaccacccccacccctaccccccccgctcactcaccagctcgccccaatgacgGATGCGGGTCCGTGGCACccatttgatggccacctgcaagccaaggggagcagcgggctgagctcgccgcccgccctgccgagccccatcctccttctcctgcgccctcctttgccccccgcctcctgcgcccgccgccggccccgccactcaccggggcgccgtccgagagccgcgtggccgcgaagacgctgccgaagccgccgcgccccagcagcgaaccctcCAGGTAGCGCTCCCTCAGGCCCTGCAGCGCATTCCCTGCCGGCGAGACGCGgctgtcagcgctcggcccggggccagaaACGGCCGCCGGGCGctcctcaaccgccccgggccgggtatCCCCAGATGTTGCCTCTTTCGAAGGggacaccggcggctcgggggcgggggccgcgctGCCGAGCGGAAGAGCTCGGACCGGGGAAGACGCCGCggacgcggcgggagcggccgcgccgtctGTCTCCTCGGCGGGtcccgggaggggccggggccggggccggggccggggccggggccgggccagccggagccagaggCTAACAGTGCTGCCCAAgaggcaggcactgatgcccgcccagcggCGCCACCGCCAGTAGGGcaagagccgggcggaggcgagaccgcggcgggacgcccgggggcggggagggcgcagccccgcccggggccgggggcgggccgggcgcatggcccggcctggcatggggagagggaggccgcggaagGGGCGGAGGGGGTGGAGCACTgaagggagagcgggacaggggatgcgggacactgggagaaggagaggaggaacaggagaaggAACGCAGAGGGTCTGGAGAACCGCTGCTCTTGTattgctcttctgctgctgccgctgctgccgctgctgctgctgccgccgctgccgccgaagcgctgggagcgttggtccgcgtgtccgtgtgtctgttgCCCGGGTGTCCGTTTttcccccgcgcgccccgcggccgagccccgcgcgccccgggccagcacgggccgctccggggccgaagcggagtcccggagcatctcttcctcccgcagccgcgcCAAACGCACCGTCTTGTTTAGCTTCTTCTTCACCAGATTGTAACTCTTCCTTGCGGCAGTCTTGCAActtgcccctgctgctgctggctcgccCCGCGCCGCGGTCTCTTGCTCGCGAGCAACCAAAGCGCTGTCCGCGCTTTTcgcctggagcagagcaaagtgctgaatgaggagcctgccagcgccaggcagaggcagccccgtgggagggcagagcaggacgtGAGGAGGGAGACGTGCAGCCCCTGCGCggtgcagcgctgctccccggccgctcggcgtgGGCAGTgcgagcggcggggccgtgcccggcgcggTGCCCTCGTCGGCagggctgttgctgttttcttgtccGGTTTCAGGTGAAAATCGGAGACTGCCGATAGGAGGCTTCAAATAAAAGAGTGGAAACACTCTTTTTGCTGAGTTCTGATGCCGgtccaatagagcagctaagctctcagctgtttgcctcctccctgccaatcCAGCACTTTCAGCCTGGAACAAAGGCCCTCTCTGCAAAGAAACTGCTGGCtggtttccttctcctgctgttcATTGACACAGGTAGAAAAGCAGACTAGTTTGGATGCTGAGTCTGTCCAAACGGACAGTGAGCTTTGCCATGTGAAGCCAAGACACGGAGTCTTGAGCCCTGCGACAGTGTCATGGGAAtcacctttgttgctgctgctgtctattgtcactgctgagggtgcagtCCCATGGGAGCACATGCCCTGTCTCTAGAAGCCAGAGCCGAGCAAGGCACTGGGCTCTAAAATCTTCCCTTGGCAGGCTTCTGGGGTCTCCAGCATTGCTTTCAAAGCCAAACAGGGAGAAGGCAAGCTGTGTGTAGCTCTTGGTATTGTAGAGTGTCTCAAACTTGCTAAGTCCTAGGTGTTTGAGGTAAGATCAGTTTGGAAGGACTGTGAGGTAGAACTAGTGCAAGACAGAAAAGGGGAGCATAGAAGGGAAGCAATTAATAGTATACGGGAACATCTTGGGTTGTTTCTTTCCGTTTGCATGTCCCTTCTgggaagctgttttgcttttgcaagaatCTTGTCCACAGTGATGTTTGCTCTTTTCAAGACCCTTTCCTGGAGACCGAGCTGGAGCTCCTGTCACAAGATGTGCCATCAcatgcagcttctcttggcttGCCACACTGTGCGTGCAGCAGGActcttgcagcaaagcaggaccaAGGTTTTGAGAGCTTGACAActtgtcctttctcctcctggtgGACTAGCGAGTTGTGCCGTGGGTAAGGTTTTCGTCGTTACTGTTGTAGGCTAAGGAAACAGGAGGAGGGGGTAGCAGCAATTGTTAGGCTGGCTGAATGGAGAGAAAGAATCTCCGGAGCCTGCAGCCAGAagtggagagctgggggctaaTCCTTCCAAGCTCTCAGTGGACATCTTGCAAGTGAGCTGGACTGTGAAAATGGTCTGACAGAGGCAGTTGGTTTCTGAGTTCAGCGTAGATACTTGCACATCTGGTGCGTCGGTGCTCAAATCGAGAGTGCAATCGGttcacaggaagcagcagaagaagctgGAGCTCGCCGAGCAGGCGACTGAAAGAATCTGCAAAGGAGAAATGCGGGAAATGACTTGGTGTACCTTGCCTGGAAGAAGGGTAGTTTTTTTGAATAATTCCTAATCCGTTCCCTTGGCTTTTGACTTTCCTAACAAGGCCATTTGCATTCCCGATTCAGCACGAGTGAGAGGCCCGGGCTTACGGAAGTGCGCCAAAGATTCCTCCGCAGTGACGCTCAGGTGGAAAGAGGAGCGGGGCGCCTGAGCAGCTTCCGGGGAAGCATCCCGCGAGGTGCAATTTGCgccgtgctgggagaggagcagggggagaaggatgggccttgcgtagcagcagcagcagcagcagcaagtttgGGCCGCAGGACATTGGGCCTGCGCCGCTGCCCCACAATGGGCGGGCGTgttcccggggctgcggccctGGCACCGCGTCCGCTGAGCTGCCGACGCTGCGGGAgctccccgggctgggctcGGGTTCCCGCTGGGActgggcagcaggctgtgctctcaCTGTGGTCAGCAGCAGCGGGACGTACCTCTGGACATCCacgtctcctgctgctgggaagaagcaATGAAGCGAGTGCAGAAgttctgcttcctctttctcccgGTGGATTTTTTCGTTTCATTCCACACTCCAGAGGCAATTTCTGTGCTGGCCTCTGGCAGCTGATTCTATTTCAAGAGCACCAgcaacagggctgtgtttgagcGCTGTGAATGTGGCCTGTATGGCTTTCATTCTCCTCGACTTTTTGCTTATAGACCTGTGAACATTTCAAGATCTGCTAATCAGGATGCCTGCAACAAAGCATCTGAATTCCCCATCAGAAAAGCACTGTGGCTAGCACCGATCAAAAGAGGCAATTGcagtttttcagataaaattcaaGTGGCAACCAGAAGAGGGGGAAGAGCAGCCATGATCTGTAATTCCCAAGGCAAACGCAAGAAAAGCCTCCTGCTGTCACCTGAGGATGAGTGAAACGGTGCTGGGAACAGTGCTGGAACCggatcctttctttctctgaaggttgcatcagggcagcacagccgggCTCTGAGGAATCAGGTCTGTTTGTGGCTGATTGTGTCTCTAGTCCAGAAATTCACCGGGAAAAACCTCTTGGGAAGCCGAGGCAcaagcaggtgggaaggggctggcgctgctgctgctcttggccagGAGCCCCGGCTGTGCCGGTACAGGGCCCACTGCGcggtggctcctgctgctgccagagctgggcgggTCTCAGGGACCGGGAATGGACACGGGGGACAGCaaaggctgtggggggctgcagcGATGTTCACACATGGGCCAGCGCCAGCACAGAGCTTCAGCCCCGCAATTATCCCAGAGGGAAATGCTGGGGAAAGGCTccatttcagctttcctttaCTCATCACTGTGAAGTgaccaaaataaaaggagaacaagCAGAGCCCGATCTCTTCTCCTTCGGAAGGAGTCCCATGCCTTGGGCTGTGAGAGGCcatgaggggctgtgaagggctgtGAGGCGCCATGAGGGCttgttaggggctgtgaagggtcatgaggagtcgtgaggggccgtgaggggccatgaggggccatgaggtgctgtgaggggccatgagagattgttaggggctgtgaagggtcatgaggggccatgaactgtgagggactgtgagctgccatgaggggccctggggagctgtgaggggcaccgaggggtcatgaggggctgtgaggggccttGAGGGGCCATAAGGGTCTCTTAGAGGCTGTTGGAGGCCAGgcgcctcatggaaccaagggtcagttatgacactgtgcaagcaaggagatcatggttgacagtacagaacttcatggaaccacaggcccattgttacacagcagggccgcagaagcaaggagatcattgtgacactacacaacctcatggaatcaaggcgtCCATGTTACGCTACTGAACCTCATGgagccaagggtccattgtgacactgcggaccCAAGGAGACTGTTGCTGACAGAACGAAAGTTCATGGAACCAAAAGTCCATTGTGACatcgtggggcctcatggaagcgtggagaccattatgacactTTGTTACTATCCGATTTACACccagaagggcaaagaaaacaaaatctctgagtataaaaaggaaagaactttgaaggttcaaaatattcccagagacgagattaaaaccaaacgagattaaatgttggtgccaaaaaaatgGGTATCTGTTTATCTAATGGTAAGAGAGGCAAAGCGAAAGACGGAGAAAAGTAGAGAAGAGTTAGAAAAAGCCAAGGTTACTCTAAAAGCATAGGATAAGTCACCAccacactgtgctacctttgttgctgctgagacagggtgggggaagtggagaagtttttgcctttttttttttctgctgtttgaagcgtcttatctgcctcttcccatctctggagcagtttggctggaaaGCGGCGGCCCGTCCTCCGAGATGCAGGCTCCATGCTTGCAGCTGAACCTCGGTCCGCCTGGGACGAAGGAGCAGGGGTAGGGGTTGCACAGCTCACTCGGGATTTCAGTCCAGGGTGAAGGATTGGGGGGTTCtccccaggcgggcggcgtcggctcccggAGGCCTCAGGGTGTCTCGTGGCTGGCgatggtggtggtgtggggaAAGGCAAAGGGCAGGGATTCTACCTTTCGCTTTCGCCTCCACATTTTGCaccagttttgccttccttttcatGGGCCTCAAGGCGGGCTATGCACGGCCCGTACGGCACGTAGTTTCCAGGCGTTCAAAAGTGATTATGATAAGCAGCCATAATGACGAAGCACTTTTGAAGCCTTtctggtgctgagcagtgataatgacaaagcattttttggagcctttctcctatgatTAGGCTCTTGCACACTTCAGAACCAAaaggccattgtgacaccgcaGGGCCTTGTATAACCAAGGGGTCATTGTAGCACGGCAGGGCCTCGTGGAATCAAGGGGAtcgcagtgacactgtggggctccatGAGGCCACGGGGCCATTCTGACTGTGTGGAAGCAAGGATACCATTGTTACGCTACGGGGCATCACGGAACCAAGGAGGCCATTGTGAAGCAGCGGGGGAACCCGCTGAGACTATTATGACACTTCAAGGCCTTGTGACACTGAAGGGCCATTGTGGACCTgcagggcctcgtggaaccaatgagaccattgtgacatcacagggcctcatgggagccaggggccattgtgacacagccaggcctcatagaaccaagggGCCCTTGGGACACTGCGTGGCACCATGGggccaaggagaccactgtgacactacAGGGCACCACGGAACTAAGAACTACGTAACAGTAAGAGGCCCAATGGaatcaaggggccattgtgacaccacagggcctcatagaaccaaggaaaccattgtgacactgcaaggtctcatggaagcaaagggccagtgtgacacagccaggccttgtggaaccaaggggccactgtgatCCTGAGGAGCCCAatagaaccaaggagccattgtgacactgcaggaccttatggaatcatggagaccactgtgacactctGTGACCTCATGGAACCAGTGGGCCATAGTGGTATTTTGCAGCcccatggaagcaaggaaaccgtttggacacagcaaggcctcatggaagcaaggggcctttgtgctgctgtagagccaaggagaccactgtgataTTGCTGGGCCTCAGGGGAACAAAATTGTGATGCTGCAGGGCCCCAAGGATCCAAAGAACATGGAACAGGACTGGTTGGCTTGGCCTCCTGGGGCCACCTGCCTGGTCCGGCTGACCTTGGCATGTTGAGGGTTgcttctcatctgcccctgaaatgctggagttccttgctttcctttctgtgggaaagaactgtccttctcctccagggaccCATGGCTGAAATTAGGATTCTACCTCCAAATTTGATTCTATCCGAGGATTGTTCCCATgtgaaacctgccaggacagacagctcaggctggccttggcctcttaggggccacctctcatctgccttcaaaacacgggggggctgtgcttttcttcccatggaaaaaaacatctttcaagtccagccatccatggccaaaactgggaatcCACCTCTGAAATTCCATCTATCCAAGGAatagctcccagacaaaagctgccaggaatgtCCAGCTTCCCTTGCATTCCTGAGGGccagctctcatctgcctttgaaacactggggctcctcacttttctgccaatggaaaagaactgtccttcttggccagacgtccatggacaaaactgggatttggcctcccaaattccctctatcCAAGGATCGCtccaagacaaaagctgccaagacaaacaggtctggctggccttggcctccttGAGCCACCACTAATCAGCctttgaaaccctggggctctgccctttccttcctggggagaagagctgtcattccggtccaggcacccacagctgaaatggaactccacctccaaaactccccatatgtccaagggttgctttcagacagaagctgcaaggacagacaggtctggcttgccttggcctctggtggctgcctctcatctgccttcaaaacactggggttctgtggtttccttcctgTAGAAAAGAACCGACCTTCTTGTCCAGGTGCCCGTGGCCTCAAGCACATGATCACTACATAGGGACAAAggggctctgtgctcagtggagtgGAGCCTGAGGACAGTGGAGGAGAGTCCTGGGAGGGCTTGAAGGGTGGTTTCAGAGATGGTGGATCCTTTTGACATAGTAGAGAACAGccggcaaaagaaagaattaatgcaaagggcagctggggaggtccagactggacacaaggagaaaggaatttctctcccagggcagtgctgtggtgccacgtgtcccccagaaggagtctggagcagcccaaggctttgcgtgccaaggcagagccaggcaggccgcagagccatcagcaaaggaaggggccggggaggtggggcagccggggggatgaggacagcctgcagggacagagacacagggcacggacactgtaggacagcctgggccggagagggcagagggatgtgcagaagctgcaaggccctgacagaggcaacttctgcagcactttggccagggctgctgtccctgcccctggggccagttgggagacaagtgacccttgcagccctggggcctcattgcctcttttttcctgctcagcagcatggcaggggccaccccatggtcctgcccttggcattgcacatgcccacatcccagtgccccgggaAGAGTCCCGAGcaatgagggagggacaggatctgcctttccggcggctggggcactgcctgcagccagcccgggcacggcacagaggcacagaggggttccatcagttagggctgggaagatgctgacAAGTGACCGGGGGAgaatcattcccagcccttgacacaggaagcctctggctgcaggacaaagcagctgcagttcctgaaaTGATCTCCTCAAGCTGGAACATACCACTGACTGTGGATTCAGGAAGTACAttctctgagtatccctggtgtAGAACATGAGGACATGCTCAGGGCTTAGGCTCAGTCCAGTAATATTTCCAAGACAAGCCTTTCTATAAAGATGAAATTTCCTGAGAGTGTTTTCCGTTTCCTACTCTTGCGgaatgggagggggggaagtgataaaggaattcttcatttttaagagtCCCTAAGGCATGGGAAGTGTAACttgagtgctctgcaggagtttCCTAAAGTGCTTTCAAGGCACTCCTCTGCCCATGGAGAGCACCGGCATCACCTTTGCTGGACCCGCCAGGCTTAGTCTGACCTGTCCTTTCTCCCACCTGCAAACAgaacctgtccccagccagtgccctgcaaacaggcaggtttctgtagggccaaggagagtgcacagagatatggggtctgtgagtgctggcaggaagagatcaggcacagggaaacatctccaggaggaagatcttcagcaagcagagagaagatcaggcaatgagagaaaacaaaaggcagaaatgttgTGGCACGGAGAGCTTAGAGACCTCCACAGGATGCCCTCGagtgcagcccctccctctgaacaagccccctcccctcctctctccctcagccaagcctctgccctcagggccggggctccaaggcgtgaagcccctcctgtgcaggcagagctgcagcagagctgtggggcagctctgcggtcccgggcccagttccctctgcagagcacagggccgggagcatctgcctggcactggggggctctgggagggggcacagctggctcagctggctcagggtgacgctggccccagtgcccggctgtgggcaatgcagccagggaaggagctcCATCTCCCTACATCCAATGCCATCATTAGGACACTTGGCTTTCTTCTTGAGGATTCCCCCTAAGCTCGGAGCTTCCCTCCAGGACGCAAACAGGTCGTGTAGCATCTTTGTGTTACCTGAAAGCCCCACAGTGAGACACAGAAGTTTGATGATGGACAAAGTGCTGTTGGGTTGGTGCAATGAGCCATGTGTGTATTTGGCTACCAATGTGGGGCTGAGACCTCGAGAAGGGGATGGACATTTGATGGGCTGTGGTGGATcgatctgctctcagcagtgttgggatggtttctaagggaaatatgggagggtgattatcCTCTGTCTGACAAGGGTGAAAGCCCAGAGGATCTTGGAACAGGACAGAGTGACAGAGCACCTCCCCTCACTCTCCACTCACCGCCTTGCCTCACAGAACTCGCTCTATTCTCCCCGAgggcagcagcaatgctgagtgTTTCTGACATCCAAAACCAGTCAGCCGGGGAGATGAAGAGGAGCTGTAAAAACCTCTAGAACACTTTAACAGCTTTTGCCATTCCTGTTCTTGGGCCCTGGGAGTGCCCTTGTGTTAGCTGGGGTTTCAAAGTGTAACACCAGGACAGGTGGCTGTCCCCCTCCCACTTCTGCACAGCAAGGCTGAATTATAAAACCCCCCGGAGCAATTGCCCTGAAACTCATGTCGCACGCAGCCAGCACCAAGCAGGGCTGcggctggagctgaaggaagatctgctagaaaaacagaagggtGTTGTCGGTGATGGAACACGGACTTCGCCGGCCGCATGCAAAGCCAAATTTCCTCGCACGAGTCACATCTTTATATACTGTTCCAAACCCACAGTTCAGCAGCtacaaacttcagcttctaagGTTATATGTTTTACATCTCCAAGGGCTACAGATTACCATCTCCTCGCCCAATCTCCCGTTAACTATCCTACTCTTTGTCTCGCCTCTTGCTCTGTCTCGCCtcctgccagacgcggccccggcccgccccgtctCTCGTCTCTCGCAAGGCCCCAGGCCAGCCAAAGCCGTTCTCCGTGGCGACACTCTGAATCCCCATAAGGTGTCAGTGTGTGACAGGAGAAGCATTTGTGGGACATGGCTTTGATTTGGCTGAGAGCCGTTTCCCTTAAGCTGTCACTGACTTTTCTCCATGAACAGGTCCCCATGTCCACACACagccaatgtccaacagcagctccatcagcccctttctcctgctgccattggcagacacgcggcagctgcagctcctgcacttctgcctcttcctgggcatctccctggctgccctcctg from Aphelocoma coerulescens isolate FSJ_1873_10779 unplaced genomic scaffold, UR_Acoe_1.0 HiC_scaffold_60, whole genome shotgun sequence includes these protein-coding regions:
- the LOC138102074 gene encoding serine/threonine-protein kinase pim-1-like, with product MPGRAMRPARPRPRAGLRPPRPRASRRGLASARLLPYWRWRRWAGISACLLGSTVSLWLRLARPRPRPRPRPRPLPGPAEETDGAAAPAASAASSPVRALPLGSAAPAPEPPVSPSKEATSGDTRPGAVEERPAAVSGPGPSADSRVSPAGNALQGLRERYLEGSLLGRGGFGSVFAATRLSDGAPVAIKWVPRTRIRHWGELPNGTSAPLEVVLLDKVSTGFPGVVQLLEWLELPSNVVLVMERPEQSQDLLHFIRARGFLSEEVARELFRQVLEAVRHCTSCGVLHRDLKPENILVDLATGQAKLIDFGCGTYLQDTAYTSFAGTPAYSPPEWTHFGWYYGEAATVWSLGIVLHQMVCGRHPFPKGRNISWGQLSLPERLSQDCKELIRWCLSLHSLDRPSLEDLSCDPWLQDIHHP